The following are encoded in a window of Oncorhynchus mykiss isolate Arlee chromosome Y, USDA_OmykA_1.1, whole genome shotgun sequence genomic DNA:
- the sod1 gene encoding superoxide dismutase [Cu-Zn] isoform X1: MAMKAVCVLKGTGEVTGTVFFEQEGADGPVKLIGEISGLAPGEHGFHVHAYGDNTNGCMSAGPHFNPHNKTHGGPTDAVRHVGDLGNVTAGADNVAKINIQDKMLTLTGPDSIIGRTMVIHEKADDLGKGGNEESLKTGNAGGRQACGVIGIAQ; this comes from the exons ATGGCAATGAAGGCTGTTTGCGTGCTCAAAGGCACCGGTGAAGTTACCGGGACCGTATTCTTTGAGCAGGAG ggtGCCGATGGTCCTGTGAAGCTGATTGGGGAGATCTCGGGTCTGGCCCCGGGGGAACATGGCTTCCACGTCCATGCTTATGGAGACAACACCAACGGCTGTATGAGTGCCGGACCCCACTTCAACCCCCACAACAAGACCCACGGAGGACCCACTGATGCTGTTCG CCACGTAGGGGACCTTGGCAACGTGACTGCAGGAGCTGACAATGTGGCTAAGATCAACATCCAGGATAAGATGTTGACTCTCACTGGACCTGACTCTATCATCGGCAGGACCATGGTG ATCCATGAGAAGGCTGATGATCTGGGAAAAGGAGGCAACGAGGAGAGTCTGAAGACTGGCAACGCTGGCGGTCGGCAGGCCTGTGGAGTGATTGGCATTGCCCAGTAA
- the sod1 gene encoding superoxide dismutase [Cu-Zn] (The RefSeq protein has 1 substitution compared to this genomic sequence) — translation MAMKAVCVLKGTGEVTGTVFFEQEGADGPVKLIGEISGLAPGEHGFHVHAYGDNTNGCMSAGPHFNPHNQTHGGPTDAVRHVGDLGNVTAGADNVAKINIQDKMLTLTGPDSIIGRTMVIHEKADDLGKGGNEESLKTGNAGGRQACGVIGIAQ, via the exons ATGGCAATGAAGGCTGTTTGCGTGCTCAAAGGCACCGGTGAAGTTACCGGGACCGTATTCTTTGAGCAGGAG ggtGCCGATGGTCCTGTGAAGCTGATTGGGGAGATCTCGGGTCTGGCCCCGGGGGAACATGGCTTCCACGTCCATGCTTATGGAGACAACACCAACGGCTGTATGAGTGCCGGACCCCACTTCAACCCCCACAACAAGACCCACGGAGGACCCACTGATGCTGTTCG CCACGTAGGGGACCTTGGCAACGTGACTGCAGGAGCTGACAATGTGGCTAAGATCAACATCCAGGATAAGATGTTGACTCTCACTGGACCTGACTCTATCATCGGCAGGACCATGGTG ATCCATGAGAAGGCTGATGATCTGGGAAAAGGAGGCAACGAGGAGAGTCTGAAGACTGGCAACGCTGGCGGTCGGCAGGCCTGTGGAGTGATTGGCATTGCCCAGTAA